A window of Corallococcus macrosporus DSM 14697 contains these coding sequences:
- a CDS encoding acyl-CoA dehydrogenase, whose protein sequence is MSAGINTYKTDLREIFFTLFEQFGFGQVAGQAPFDAWGPDEAKAVLTETYRFAREVLGPLNSVGDREGCRVENGAVFTPTGFKDAWKKLYEQGFKTVGVSPEHGGQGSPMMLQVTVEELLSGANSAFNMYPGLAFGAAEVVAECGTPAQQKQFVERMLNGTWGGTMCLTEPHAGSDVGAAKSTARRNGDGTYNIRGTKIFISGGDHDMAENIIHLVLARIDGASPGTKGLSLFIVPKLRINADGSSGQANDVSVGSIEHKMGINGSATCVLNFGENDNCVGELVGTVEHVGMSQMFKMMNGARIAVGIQGIGLASAAYYNALDYAKDRKQGSHFTKWKDPTAPRAAIIEHPDVRRMLLDIKAHVEGIRSLIIKLAMHLDKARQLAGKDDDAATYHKGQVELLTPLVKAYSSEQAFRLCAQAIQIYGGAGYIQDYPVEQYTRDSKIFSIYEGTTHIQAMDLVGRKMGQAGGMHFQQFMGDVGSFIEAHREHAVYGEAVKLLAAAQEALMASAMVVFGWSQDGSKFPLIPLSANRFLNMMSEVAVGWLLLDAALIAEKAKASVGADHPDHAFYEGKKYSALWYARNVLPNVEQAAKMLTTEDTSPMDISDAAFASV, encoded by the coding sequence ATGTCCGCCGGGATCAACACCTACAAGACCGACCTTCGAGAGATCTTCTTCACGCTGTTCGAGCAGTTCGGCTTCGGCCAGGTGGCCGGCCAGGCGCCCTTCGACGCCTGGGGGCCGGACGAGGCGAAGGCGGTGCTGACGGAGACGTACCGCTTCGCGCGCGAGGTGCTGGGGCCCCTCAACTCGGTGGGCGACCGTGAGGGCTGCCGGGTGGAGAACGGCGCCGTCTTCACGCCGACGGGCTTCAAGGACGCGTGGAAGAAGCTCTACGAGCAGGGCTTCAAGACGGTGGGCGTGAGCCCGGAGCACGGCGGCCAGGGCTCGCCGATGATGCTCCAGGTGACGGTGGAGGAGCTGCTGTCGGGCGCCAACTCGGCGTTCAACATGTACCCGGGCCTGGCCTTCGGCGCGGCGGAGGTCGTCGCGGAGTGTGGCACCCCGGCGCAGCAGAAGCAGTTCGTGGAGCGCATGCTGAACGGCACGTGGGGCGGCACCATGTGCCTCACCGAGCCGCACGCCGGCTCCGACGTGGGCGCGGCCAAGTCCACGGCCCGCCGCAACGGCGACGGCACCTACAACATCCGCGGGACGAAGATCTTCATCTCCGGCGGCGACCACGACATGGCGGAGAACATCATCCACCTCGTGCTCGCGCGCATCGACGGCGCGTCGCCGGGCACCAAGGGCCTGTCGCTGTTCATCGTCCCCAAGCTGCGCATCAACGCGGACGGCAGCTCCGGCCAGGCCAACGACGTGAGCGTGGGCTCCATCGAGCACAAGATGGGCATCAACGGCTCGGCCACCTGTGTCCTGAACTTCGGTGAGAACGACAACTGTGTCGGCGAGCTCGTGGGCACCGTCGAGCACGTCGGCATGAGCCAGATGTTCAAGATGATGAACGGCGCGCGCATCGCCGTGGGCATCCAGGGCATCGGCCTGGCGTCCGCCGCGTACTACAACGCGCTGGACTACGCGAAGGACCGCAAGCAGGGCTCCCACTTCACCAAGTGGAAGGACCCCACCGCGCCGCGCGCCGCCATCATCGAGCACCCGGACGTGCGCCGCATGCTGCTGGACATCAAGGCGCACGTGGAGGGCATCCGCTCGCTGATCATCAAGCTGGCCATGCACCTGGACAAGGCGCGCCAGCTCGCCGGCAAGGATGACGACGCGGCCACCTACCACAAGGGCCAGGTGGAGCTGCTCACCCCGCTGGTGAAGGCGTACAGCTCCGAGCAGGCCTTCCGCCTGTGCGCGCAGGCCATCCAGATCTACGGCGGCGCCGGCTACATCCAGGACTACCCGGTGGAGCAGTACACCCGCGACTCGAAGATCTTCTCCATCTACGAGGGCACCACGCACATCCAGGCCATGGACCTGGTGGGCCGGAAGATGGGCCAGGCGGGTGGCATGCACTTCCAGCAGTTCATGGGCGACGTGGGCTCCTTCATCGAGGCCCACCGCGAGCACGCCGTCTACGGCGAGGCCGTGAAGCTGCTGGCCGCGGCGCAGGAGGCCCTGATGGCCAGCGCCATGGTGGTGTTCGGCTGGTCGCAGGACGGCAGCAAGTTCCCGCTGATTCCGCTGTCCGCCAACCGCTTCCTCAACATGATGTCCGAGGTCGCCGTGGGCTGGCTGCTGCTGGACGCGGCCCTCATCGCGGAGAAGGCCAAGGCGTCCGTTGGCGCCGA
- a CDS encoding MaoC family dehydratase, whose amino-acid sequence MPARKLYFEAIRVGDELPALAKAPVDRVQLSRYAGASGDFNPVHVDELYAKSVGMPSVYAPGMLVMGMLGQLISDWARGGQMRRYNVRFIKMVWPGDTVVCKGRVSDRYGSGGRYFVEIDLWAENQKGELVMKGSSQIQLFYSLEDENRQRSGQSPIVVEVPRESLSSASAAAPASTPSGAAPAEEGDEADERREGVTSKKTVPREKPAAKTATLPSAKKAKK is encoded by the coding sequence ATGCCCGCGCGCAAGCTGTACTTTGAAGCCATCCGCGTCGGGGATGAACTGCCCGCGCTGGCCAAGGCGCCCGTCGACCGCGTCCAGCTTTCGCGCTACGCCGGCGCGTCCGGGGACTTCAACCCCGTGCACGTCGACGAGCTCTACGCCAAGAGCGTGGGCATGCCGAGCGTCTACGCCCCTGGCATGCTCGTCATGGGCATGCTCGGCCAGCTCATCAGCGACTGGGCCCGCGGCGGGCAGATGCGGCGCTACAACGTGCGCTTCATCAAGATGGTGTGGCCCGGGGACACCGTCGTCTGCAAGGGCCGCGTGAGCGACCGGTACGGCTCCGGCGGCCGCTACTTCGTCGAAATCGACCTCTGGGCGGAGAACCAGAAGGGCGAGCTGGTGATGAAGGGCTCCTCGCAGATCCAGCTCTTCTACTCGCTGGAGGACGAGAACCGGCAGCGCTCCGGCCAGTCCCCCATCGTGGTGGAGGTGCCCCGGGAGAGCCTGAGCAGCGCCAGCGCCGCCGCGCCCGCGTCCACCCCCAGCGGCGCCGCGCCCGCCGAGGAGGGCGACGAGGCGGACGAGCGCCGCGAGGGCGTCACCTCGAAGAAGACGGTCCCCCGGGAGAAGCCGGCCGCCAAGACGGCCACGCTCCCCTCCGCCAAGAAGGCGAAGAAGTAG
- a CDS encoding MaoC family dehydratase N-terminal domain-containing protein: MLDKNAIGRASPPTLNEVEKGAIRRFAEAIGDYNPIYYDEEYARASGYPTIIAPPTFPASFHSAADLRELLGVGIKSLLHAEQGFDYERPIFAGDRIYVSTRVSDVFERPGMSGKMDIAVIEDEGRDEEGNLVFRARRTLVVRAAKETP, encoded by the coding sequence ATGCTGGACAAGAACGCGATCGGCCGCGCCTCGCCGCCGACGCTGAACGAGGTCGAAAAGGGCGCCATCCGTCGGTTCGCGGAGGCCATCGGGGACTACAACCCCATCTACTATGATGAGGAGTACGCCCGGGCGTCGGGCTACCCCACCATCATCGCGCCCCCCACGTTCCCCGCGTCCTTCCACTCCGCGGCGGACCTGCGGGAACTGCTGGGCGTGGGCATCAAGAGCCTGCTCCACGCGGAGCAGGGCTTCGACTACGAGCGGCCCATCTTCGCGGGGGACCGCATCTACGTCTCCACGCGCGTCTCGGACGTCTTCGAGCGCCCGGGCATGTCCGGGAAGATGGACATCGCGGTCATCGAGGACGAAGGCCGTGACGAGGAAGGCAACCTCGTGTTCCGCGCTCGCCGGACGCTGGTGGTCCGCGCCGCCAAGGAGACCCCGTGA
- a CDS encoding dihydrodipicolinate reductase: MAKAPEGPVPVVVMGLGFIGQEIARAALSSPEVELIGAVDVQSGLVGRPLGEVLGGPAPRVKVSDSLAQAVGKRKGVVVLHATGSRLSKVFEQVMEAVKLGLPVASTCEELAFPHLKYPELADELDQAAQKAGVAVVGTGVNPGFVLDRLVAVAGQVCGPVRRATVTRVVDARTRREALQRKVGAGLTEEAFFDLVDSEQLGHVGLVESAALAALGLGLDCDDFEEEVAPVFAEEDISGGAFPVRKGRVAGMFQSVVGLEDGQERVRLELTIAVGADDPKDRIEIDADPKLVLEIPGGVAGDRATANALVNAAPRLTAAEAGLLTVLELPAGR, translated from the coding sequence ATGGCTAAAGCCCCGGAAGGGCCCGTGCCGGTGGTGGTGATGGGGCTGGGGTTCATCGGTCAGGAAATTGCCCGGGCCGCCCTGTCTTCTCCGGAGGTGGAGCTCATCGGGGCCGTGGACGTCCAGTCCGGCCTGGTGGGTCGCCCGCTGGGAGAGGTCCTGGGAGGTCCTGCCCCCCGTGTGAAGGTGTCCGACTCCCTGGCGCAGGCCGTGGGCAAGCGCAAGGGCGTGGTGGTGCTGCACGCCACCGGCTCGCGGCTGTCCAAGGTCTTCGAGCAGGTCATGGAGGCGGTGAAGCTGGGCCTGCCCGTGGCCAGCACCTGTGAGGAGCTGGCCTTTCCGCACCTGAAGTACCCGGAGCTGGCGGACGAGCTGGACCAGGCGGCGCAGAAGGCGGGCGTCGCCGTGGTGGGCACCGGCGTCAACCCGGGCTTCGTGCTGGACCGGCTGGTGGCGGTCGCTGGCCAGGTGTGCGGCCCGGTCCGGCGCGCCACCGTCACCCGCGTGGTGGACGCGCGCACCCGGCGCGAGGCGCTCCAGCGGAAGGTGGGCGCGGGGCTGACGGAGGAAGCGTTCTTCGACCTGGTGGACAGTGAGCAACTGGGCCACGTCGGCCTTGTTGAGTCGGCGGCGCTCGCGGCCCTCGGCCTGGGGCTGGATTGCGACGACTTCGAAGAAGAAGTAGCCCCCGTGTTCGCCGAGGAGGACATCTCCGGCGGCGCGTTTCCTGTCAGGAAGGGGCGGGTGGCTGGGATGTTCCAGTCGGTGGTGGGATTGGAGGACGGGCAGGAGCGGGTGCGGCTGGAGCTGACCATCGCCGTGGGGGCGGATGACCCCAAGGACCGTATCGAAATCGACGCTGACCCGAAGCTGGTGTTGGAAATCCCGGGGGGAGTGGCGGGCGACCGGGCCACCGCGAATGCGCTGGTGAATGCCGCGCCACGCTTGACGGCCGCCGAAGCCGGGCTCCTCACGGTGCTCGAGCTTCCGGCCGGACGCTAG
- a CDS encoding HD domain-containing phosphohydrolase translates to MDRILVVDDDVLILAALSRILQAEGYDVVTHSDPAVAAREVGFQVVLTDFMMPYLNGIELLGALREKNPKAVRLMLTAAADFRTASEAVNRGEVFRLLGKPWSLSDLTSSVRQAFDHYRLVDANERLSREVAEKNAELVAINRDLERRVVERTAGLLDGLISALDYRDTETQWHSRRVSLYSRRLAEEVGLSGGALDVVEQGALLHDIGKIGVRDSILLKPGPLTPDEWVEMRKHPEFGYRMLAKMPYLHEAALIVLQHQERWDGKGYPQNLAGEDIVLGARIFCLADTVDAITSDRPYRKGRPMSVARDEIRRCAGTQFDPALAEAFLGIPETEWQRIRQDVEALEAAESERWNSDPLGPPAPLAKASGA, encoded by the coding sequence ATGGATCGCATCCTCGTCGTGGACGACGACGTCCTCATCCTGGCCGCCCTGTCCCGCATCCTCCAGGCCGAGGGGTATGACGTCGTCACCCACAGCGACCCGGCCGTGGCGGCCCGGGAGGTGGGTTTCCAGGTCGTCCTGACGGACTTCATGATGCCGTACCTCAACGGCATCGAGCTGCTCGGGGCCCTGCGGGAGAAGAACCCCAAGGCCGTGCGGCTGATGTTGACGGCGGCGGCGGACTTCCGCACCGCGTCCGAGGCGGTCAACCGGGGCGAGGTGTTCCGCCTGCTGGGCAAGCCCTGGTCGCTCAGCGACCTGACGAGCAGCGTGCGGCAGGCCTTCGACCACTACCGGCTGGTGGACGCCAACGAGCGGCTGTCGCGCGAGGTCGCGGAGAAGAACGCGGAGCTGGTGGCCATCAACCGCGACTTGGAGCGGCGGGTGGTGGAGCGCACCGCGGGCCTGCTCGACGGCCTCATCAGCGCTCTGGACTACCGCGACACGGAGACGCAGTGGCACTCGCGGCGCGTGTCGCTCTACTCGCGGCGGCTGGCCGAGGAAGTGGGCCTGTCAGGGGGCGCGCTCGACGTGGTGGAGCAAGGCGCGCTGCTGCACGACATCGGGAAGATTGGCGTGCGCGACTCCATCCTGCTCAAGCCCGGCCCGCTCACGCCGGACGAATGGGTGGAGATGCGCAAGCACCCGGAGTTCGGCTACCGGATGCTGGCGAAGATGCCCTACCTGCACGAGGCGGCGCTCATCGTGCTCCAGCACCAGGAGCGCTGGGACGGCAAGGGCTACCCGCAGAACCTGGCGGGCGAGGACATCGTCCTGGGCGCGCGCATCTTCTGCCTCGCGGACACCGTGGACGCGATCACGTCCGACCGCCCCTACCGCAAGGGCCGCCCCATGAGCGTCGCGCGGGATGAAATCCGCCGCTGCGCGGGCACCCAGTTCGACCCGGCGCTGGCGGAGGCGTTCCTCGGCATCCCAGAGACGGAGTGGCAGCGCATCCGCCAGGACGTCGAGGCCCTGGAAGCCGCGGAGAGCGAGCGCTGGAACAGCGATCCGCTCGGCCCTCCCGCGCCCCTGGCGAAGGCCAGCGGCGCTTGA
- a CDS encoding peptidylprolyl isomerase, producing the protein MRRVHPVRHLFAWVLSLSLLSGCVRAVPPARPPPEDARTLTLIQDWEDARSLGDGALVSLAATAPDARVRARALRALARIQDAATLEPVLAGLKDAEARVRGEAAFAAGELALSWEPLLEAELSALEASLLAAAGTERDVDVRLTLVDALGRLGTPGAVTWLEERMREADGVEAARAAQALGVLARTRGAASVAQVSLAPAEALLAAERPVEARYAGAYLLATVKRPQALPALRRCLGDADADVRALCVKGFGDVGGPEDAAVLAGLLEDTSPRVAAEAARTLAKLAAACSGPCTAVDALEALAVRAKRVARGMPPPEAAGVEAPEGAKAPVETLARSEAGHALLALAQQGLPGFGRPVLESLRLALADAERGAASEVARADLAWLDCRLAAAMDRQEGTPKEVLGCGYGRIPEARRLALGLREVAQAKGQGGALFAVKALRHPDARVRLTALEAVSARPVPEAAAPVRELIEGEDLVVAGAAAATAGVLEDAAALPGVEALAARVLQTPGDLAEPVAGALVALQGAAAEPRLREWLQHPQANVRRVAAQALTRLTGQRVRSTRVALPAYTFRPPSAPARAGLVFRTDKGDITVRLDVEEAPLTSGNLHALARKGSFNGVTFHRVVPDFVAQGGDPRGDGEGGPGYSIRCEMTRRPYRRGTVGMALAGKDTGGSQFFFTHAPQPHLDGRYTAFGEVVSGMDVVDALLEGDVIREVRAVELSP; encoded by the coding sequence ATGCGCCGCGTGCACCCCGTTCGTCACCTGTTCGCTTGGGTCCTCTCGCTCTCATTGCTCTCCGGCTGTGTCCGCGCCGTGCCGCCGGCGCGGCCGCCTCCCGAGGACGCGCGGACGCTCACCCTCATCCAGGACTGGGAGGACGCGCGCTCGCTGGGGGATGGGGCCCTGGTCTCACTCGCGGCCACCGCGCCGGATGCCCGCGTCCGGGCGCGGGCCCTGCGGGCGCTGGCGCGCATCCAGGACGCCGCCACGCTGGAGCCGGTCCTCGCGGGGCTGAAGGACGCGGAGGCGCGCGTGCGCGGCGAGGCCGCCTTCGCCGCGGGCGAGCTCGCCCTGTCCTGGGAGCCGCTGCTGGAAGCCGAACTCTCGGCGCTGGAGGCCTCGCTGCTGGCCGCCGCTGGGACGGAGCGTGACGTGGACGTCCGCCTGACGTTGGTGGACGCCCTGGGCCGGCTGGGCACGCCCGGTGCCGTGACGTGGCTCGAGGAGCGGATGCGGGAGGCGGACGGGGTGGAGGCGGCCCGGGCCGCGCAGGCGCTGGGCGTCCTCGCGCGCACCCGCGGCGCGGCGTCGGTCGCCCAGGTGTCCCTGGCGCCAGCGGAGGCGCTGCTCGCGGCGGAGCGGCCGGTGGAGGCGCGTTACGCGGGCGCCTATCTGCTGGCCACCGTGAAGCGGCCCCAGGCCCTGCCCGCGCTGCGCCGGTGCCTGGGCGACGCGGACGCGGACGTGCGGGCCCTGTGCGTGAAGGGCTTCGGCGACGTGGGCGGGCCGGAGGACGCGGCGGTCCTGGCCGGGCTCCTGGAGGACACTTCGCCACGGGTGGCGGCGGAGGCGGCGCGCACGCTGGCGAAGCTGGCCGCGGCGTGCAGCGGCCCGTGCACCGCGGTGGACGCACTGGAGGCGCTGGCCGTTCGCGCCAAGCGCGTCGCGCGGGGCATGCCGCCTCCGGAGGCGGCGGGTGTCGAGGCGCCGGAGGGGGCGAAGGCCCCGGTGGAGACGCTGGCGAGGTCGGAGGCGGGCCACGCGCTGCTGGCGCTGGCGCAGCAGGGGCTGCCGGGCTTCGGCCGTCCCGTCCTGGAGTCGCTGCGGCTCGCGCTGGCGGACGCGGAGCGGGGCGCGGCGTCGGAGGTGGCGCGCGCGGACCTGGCCTGGCTGGACTGCCGGTTGGCGGCGGCCATGGACCGGCAGGAGGGGACGCCGAAGGAGGTGCTGGGGTGTGGCTACGGGCGTATCCCCGAGGCGCGCCGGCTGGCCCTGGGCCTGCGCGAGGTGGCGCAGGCGAAGGGCCAGGGCGGGGCGCTCTTCGCGGTGAAGGCCCTGCGCCACCCGGATGCGCGCGTGCGGCTGACGGCGCTGGAGGCCGTCTCCGCGCGCCCCGTGCCCGAGGCGGCCGCGCCGGTGCGTGAGCTCATCGAAGGCGAGGACCTGGTGGTGGCGGGCGCGGCGGCGGCCACCGCGGGCGTGCTCGAGGACGCGGCCGCGCTCCCCGGCGTGGAGGCCCTGGCGGCGCGTGTCCTCCAGACGCCTGGAGACCTGGCGGAGCCCGTGGCGGGCGCGCTGGTCGCGCTCCAGGGCGCGGCGGCCGAGCCCCGGCTGCGTGAGTGGCTCCAGCACCCGCAGGCCAACGTGCGGCGCGTGGCCGCGCAGGCCCTCACGCGATTGACGGGGCAGCGGGTGCGCTCGACGCGGGTGGCGCTGCCCGCGTACACCTTCCGGCCGCCGTCCGCGCCGGCGCGTGCCGGGCTGGTGTTCCGCACCGACAAGGGCGACATCACCGTCCGGCTGGACGTGGAGGAGGCGCCCCTCACGTCGGGCAACCTCCATGCGCTGGCGCGCAAGGGGTCCTTCAACGGCGTCACCTTCCACCGCGTGGTGCCGGACTTCGTCGCCCAGGGCGGAGACCCGCGCGGGGACGGGGAGGGCGGGCCGGGCTATTCCATCCGGTGTGAGATGACGCGCCGGCCCTACCGCCGGGGCACGGTGGGCATGGCGCTGGCCGGGAAGGACACCGGCGGCAGCCAGTTCTTCTTCACCCACGCGCCGCAGCCGCACCTGGATGGCCGCTACACGGCCTTCGGCGAGGTGGTGTCCGGCATGGACGTGGTGGACGCCCTGCTGGAGGGCGACGTCATCCGCGAGGTGCGCGCGGTGGAGCTGTCGCCCTGA
- a CDS encoding AAA family ATPase, producing the protein MSDAPPLSRLTAALDAAVFGQQRVLEDLVTAFLARGHVLLEGVPGVAKTLTARSMAGALGLHFTRIQFTPDLMPADILGTNVFQPQDNAFRLVKGPIFTEVVVADEINRTPPKTQAALLEAMEERQVTIDGVSHALPPHFFVVATQNPLELEGTYPLPEAQLDRFLMRVRVGYPEASAETTMLRAFHQREGKPTVTTQVLDAPTLLELQSRAARVSCDDSILQYVVAIVRETRANPRVRLGASPRSAQALLAAAKARAALMGTDFVTPDDVKAVTFSVLNHRLLLKAEAEVEGITADEVLKQTLERVRVPR; encoded by the coding sequence ATGTCCGACGCCCCTCCCCTCTCCCGTCTCACCGCCGCGCTCGACGCGGCCGTCTTCGGACAGCAGCGCGTGCTGGAGGACCTGGTGACGGCCTTCCTCGCGCGCGGCCACGTGCTCCTGGAGGGCGTCCCGGGCGTGGCCAAGACGCTCACCGCGCGCAGCATGGCCGGGGCGCTGGGCCTGCACTTCACGCGCATCCAGTTCACCCCGGACCTGATGCCGGCGGACATCCTGGGCACCAACGTCTTCCAGCCGCAGGACAACGCCTTCCGGCTGGTGAAGGGCCCCATCTTCACGGAGGTGGTGGTCGCGGATGAAATCAACCGCACCCCGCCCAAGACGCAGGCCGCGCTCCTGGAGGCCATGGAGGAGCGGCAGGTCACCATCGACGGCGTGTCCCACGCGCTGCCGCCCCACTTCTTCGTGGTGGCCACGCAGAACCCCCTGGAGCTGGAGGGCACCTATCCGCTGCCCGAGGCCCAACTGGACCGCTTCCTCATGCGCGTGCGCGTGGGCTACCCGGAGGCCTCCGCGGAGACCACCATGCTCCGCGCCTTCCACCAGCGCGAGGGCAAGCCCACCGTCACCACCCAGGTGCTGGACGCGCCCACGCTGCTGGAGCTGCAGTCGCGCGCCGCGCGGGTGTCGTGTGACGACTCCATCCTCCAGTACGTGGTGGCCATCGTCCGGGAGACGCGCGCCAATCCGCGCGTGCGCCTGGGCGCCAGTCCCCGCTCGGCCCAGGCGCTGCTCGCCGCGGCCAAGGCCCGCGCCGCGCTGATGGGCACGGACTTCGTCACCCCGGATGACGTCAAGGCCGTCACCTTCAGCGTCCTCAACCACCGGCTGCTCCTCAAGGCCGAGGCCGAGGTGGAAGGCATCACCGCGGATGAGGTGCTGAAGCAGACGCTCGAACGGGTCCGAGTCCCCCGGTGA
- a CDS encoding DUF58 domain-containing protein produces MSAGRPVPTGLAVALLAAGLLPAALAVASPAFGWLALAADVAVLALCAVDFLRAPRAEAVRVWRRVEPVLSSGTRNAVHVGLERLDAGPSPLHVEVRDEPPLDMASTGHRQSLTLPAAQRAPHELTYFVTPPSRGDARFGDVNLRLRGPLSLCARQLRVPAAMDVKVYPDLTALTREALALAHASDAPSARTQRRRASEGREFESLREYRPGDDYRHIDWKASARHAHTLVRTWQPEQHQPVLLLLDCGRHMAGRVQARRKLDHAVDAALRLARVGLEAGDVVGVLAFASGVRAYLPPRKGREHLRLITESLYRTEAALEESDYGRAFDFAFARQTRRALVVLFTDLVDPDASASLLTRTLALRPRHLPVVASLLDEDVQAAAHGVPAQTQDAYARQAAARLETEYRRTATTLRDAGALVVRAPARGFGAATLNAYLDVKARGLL; encoded by the coding sequence GTGAGCGCCGGGCGCCCCGTCCCCACCGGCCTGGCCGTGGCCCTGCTGGCGGCGGGACTGCTCCCGGCGGCGCTCGCGGTGGCCAGCCCCGCCTTCGGCTGGCTCGCGCTGGCGGCGGACGTGGCCGTGCTGGCCCTGTGCGCGGTGGACTTCCTCCGCGCCCCGCGCGCGGAAGCCGTCCGGGTGTGGCGGCGCGTGGAGCCCGTCCTCTCCTCCGGCACGCGCAACGCCGTCCACGTGGGCCTGGAGCGCCTGGACGCCGGCCCCAGCCCCCTGCACGTGGAGGTCCGCGACGAGCCGCCCCTGGACATGGCGAGCACCGGCCACCGCCAGTCCCTCACCCTGCCCGCGGCCCAGCGCGCGCCCCACGAGCTGACGTACTTCGTCACGCCCCCGTCCCGCGGCGACGCCCGCTTCGGAGACGTGAACCTGCGGCTGCGAGGCCCCCTGAGCCTGTGCGCGCGCCAGCTCCGCGTCCCCGCGGCCATGGACGTCAAGGTGTACCCGGACCTCACCGCGCTCACCCGCGAGGCCCTGGCGCTGGCCCACGCGTCGGACGCGCCCTCCGCGCGCACGCAGCGGCGGCGGGCCTCGGAGGGCCGGGAGTTCGAATCGCTGCGCGAGTACCGCCCCGGCGACGACTACCGCCACATCGACTGGAAGGCCTCCGCGCGCCACGCCCACACCCTGGTGCGCACCTGGCAGCCGGAGCAGCACCAGCCGGTGCTCCTGCTGCTGGACTGTGGCCGGCACATGGCGGGCCGCGTCCAGGCGCGGCGCAAGCTGGACCACGCGGTGGACGCGGCGCTGCGGCTGGCGCGCGTGGGCCTGGAGGCCGGTGACGTGGTGGGCGTGCTGGCCTTCGCCAGCGGCGTGCGGGCCTACCTGCCGCCGCGCAAGGGCCGCGAGCACCTGCGGCTCATCACCGAGTCGCTCTACCGCACCGAGGCCGCGCTCGAGGAGAGCGACTACGGCCGCGCCTTCGACTTCGCCTTCGCCCGGCAGACGCGGCGCGCCCTGGTGGTCCTCTTCACGGACCTGGTGGACCCGGACGCCTCCGCCAGCCTCCTCACGCGCACGCTGGCCCTGCGTCCCCGGCACCTGCCCGTCGTCGCCTCGCTGCTGGACGAGGACGTCCAGGCGGCGGCCCACGGCGTGCCCGCCCAGACGCAGGACGCCTACGCGCGCCAGGCCGCCGCGCGCCTGGAGACGGAGTACCGGCGGACGGCCACCACCCTGCGCGACGCGGGGGCGCTCGTGGTCCGCGCACCGGCGCGCGGCTTCGGCGCGGCCACGCTCAACGCCTATCTGGATGTGAAGGCGCGCGGACTGCTCTAG